Proteins encoded by one window of Arachis ipaensis cultivar K30076 chromosome B04, Araip1.1, whole genome shotgun sequence:
- the LOC107637198 gene encoding uncharacterized protein LOC107637198: MGITNVLCQALQQQSQDILNTMHIISTSKLLLQQLRDGGWCNFLANVKDFCEKYEIEVPNMNAQYVFGRGRSRQPSVTVEHHYRIDVFLATIDSQIQELNSRFNEQTIELLTLSCALDPKDNFQSFNIEEISKLAEKFYPLDFPSNELNILKSQLQHYQHDIPNHLKGIGTLSELCNKLQETKKSRTYHMVDRLIRLVLTLPVSTATTERAFLAMKIVKTRLRSKMADEFLVDNLVIYIEKELAAIFDTNSIIDDFENRKKTSNSLFMIQNCK, translated from the coding sequence ATGGGAATCACTAATGTTCTTTGCCAAGCACTGCAACAACAATCTCAAGATATTCTTAATACAATGCATATTATTTCTACATCAAAGTTACTTCTTCAACAATTAAGAGATGGTGGATGGTGCAATTTTCTTGCAAATGTTAAAGATTTTTGTGAAAAATATGAAATTGAAGTCCCTAATATGAATGCACAATATGtttttggaagaggtcgatctcgTCAACCAAGTGTGACAGTTGAGCATCATTATCGAATAGATGTATTCTTGGCAACAATTGACTCTCAAATACAAGAGTTGAATAGTAGATTTAATGAGCAAACAATAGAGCTTTTAACTTTGAGTTGTGCTTTGGATCCTAAGGACAATTTCCAATCATTTAATATTGAAGAAATTAGCAAGTTAGCAGAGAAGTTTTATCCCCTTGACTTTCCTTCTAATGAGCTAAATATTTTGAAATCTCAGTTGCAACATTATCAACATGATATACCAAATCATTTGAAAGGCATTGGTACACTTTCTGAATTGTGCAATAAGTTGCAAGAAACGAAAAAATCAAGAACTTATCACATGGTTGATAGATTAATACGTCTTGTTTTGACTCTACCAGTGTCTACAGCAACAACAGAAAGAGCTTTTTTAGCAATGAAAATTGTTAAGACAAGACTCCGAAGTAAGATGGCTGATGAATTTCTTGTAGACAATTTGGTCAtctatatagaaaaagaattagCAGCTATTTTCGACACAAATTCAATTATAGatgattttgaaaatagaaaaaaaacgtCGAATAGCCTTTTCATGATACAAAACTGTAAGtag
- the LOC107635204 gene encoding UDP-glycosyltransferase 74G1 (The sequence of the model RefSeq protein was modified relative to this genomic sequence to represent the inferred CDS: added 33 bases not found in genome assembly) — protein sequence MPCFINSVFPCINEKKKNTHTQNKNKKMEINHKVVTENTTIANRPHCLVLAFPAQGHINPMIQFSKLLVHEGVKVTLCTARSFIKKLQNLPPSMSLESISDGFDDGFEGIPPRIYISKFLQVGQQTLIELLENHAQLGYPVDCIIYDSFMPWALDVAKKHGIIGASYLTQNMGVNSIYYHVQLGKIKVPISDVDEILLPSMPKLQKWDLPSFFFTYEEEPAQFKFLVDQFSNIQNADWVLCNSIYELDKEIAEWTTKIWPKFRSVGPNIPSMILDNRIKDDQDYEVAQFKREDCIEWLDNKPKGSVIYVSFGSMVPLNEEQMGEIAYALRDSNHYFLWVVRASEENKLPKDFEKISEKGLIVTWCSQLKVLQHEAIACFVTHCGWNSTLETLSLGVPTIAMPQWSDQATNAKYIVDVWKVGIRAPFDDDKKKIVRREALKKCIMEMVDGEQGKEIKKNATQLKKLILEAASVGGSSHRNILEFVNSLQGTACG from the exons ATGCCATGCTTTATTAATAGCGTTTTTCCAtgtataaatgaaaaaaaaaaaaacacacacacacagaacaagaacaagaagatggAGATTAATCACAAAGTAGTTACCGAGAACACAACCATAGCTAATAGACCACATTGTTTGGTCCTAGCATTCCCAGCACAAGGTCACATAAATCCTATGATTCAATTCTCAAAGCTTTTGGTACATGAAGGAGTGAAAGTAACACTATGCACAGCCCGCTCCTTTATCAAGAAGTTGCAAAACTTGCCACCTTCCATGTCCCTTGAATCCATTTCTGATGGATTTGACGATGGTTTTGAAGGTATACCCCCCCGGATTTATATATCCAAGTTTTTGCAAGTGGGCCAACAAACCCTTATTGAGCTTCTTGAGAATCATGCTCAATTAGGGTACCCTGTGGATTGCATAATCTATGATTCATTCATGCCTTGGGCTCTTGATGTTGCAAAAAAACATGGTATAATTGGGGCTTCTTATCTTACTCAAAATATGGGTGTGAACAGTATATACTATCATGTTCAATTGGGTAAGATTAAGGTTCCTATTAGTGATGTGGATGAGATTTTGCTTCCTTCTATGCCCAAACTTCAAAAGTGGGACTtgccttctttcttcttcacatatgAGGAAGAACCCGCTCAGTTTAAGTTTCTTGTGGATCAGTTCTCCAACATTCAAAATGCTGATTGGGTTTTGTGCAATTCAATCTATGAGCTGGACAAAGAG ATTGCTGAATGGACAACAAAGATTTGGCCAAAATTTAGATCTGTAGGTCCAAACATACCATCTATGATCTTAGATAACCGGATTAAAGATGACCAAGATTATGAAGTTGCACAATTCAAGCGTGAAGATTGCATAGAATGGCTAGACAACAAGCCAAAGGGGTCAGTTATTTATGTTTCATTTGGAAGTATGGTTCCCCTTAACGAGGAACAAATGGGAGAAATTGCTTATGCTTTGAGAGATAGTAATCATTATTTTTTGTGGGTGGTTAGAGCTTCTGAAGAGAATAAACTaccaaaagattttgaaaaaatatcGGAAAAGGGTTTGATAGTAACATGGTGTTCTCAACTAAAAGTTCTACAACATGAAGCTATAGCATGTTTTGTAACACATTGTGGTTGGAACTCTACATTAGAAACATTGAGTTTAGGAGTTCCAACTATTGCGATGCCACAGTGGTCAGATCAAGCCACAAATGCAAAGTACATTGTTGATGTTTGGAAAGTTGGAATTAGAGCTCCATTTGATGATGATAAGAAGAAAATTGTGAGAAGAGAAGCATTGAAAAAGTGCATCATGGAAATGGTGGATGGTGAACAgggtaaagagataaagaaaaatgCAACCCAGTTGAAGAAATTGATTTTGGAAGCTGCTAGTGTTGGGGGAAGTTCTCATCGAaacattttagaattt